From the Saccharobesus litoralis genome, one window contains:
- a CDS encoding efflux RND transporter periplasmic adaptor subunit — protein sequence MASLRTTLANKPWILALIISIAFVVWMSSGANSASAESTDKGPEVGAETKKQATVQTVAARTFHAEQVAKTLTLYGRAEPDRQAQIKAEVSGQVEQVFAERGSKVAKGQLLIKIAENDLPIRLESAEALVKQRQVEYKGSKSLTDKGLQDESRLALSLANLAQAKAEVARLQLMLDKTQVVAPFDGVLNERFVEQGDYLQVGDPIAQFVDLDPLIIRANVSEFDVNELQIEQVATIAFVNGQNSQGNIRYIASVADSQTNTYEIEIALPNHQGTWRAGTSAELEIPFKQQSAIHVSPAVLALDENGSVGVKTVLDSTVIFHPIDIVKTNENGMWLAGLGQSANIVVRGQGFVRHGDQVDVKYLTEEQ from the coding sequence ATGGCCTCGCTTCGCACGACACTTGCCAATAAACCTTGGATTTTGGCATTAATCATTAGCATAGCCTTTGTTGTATGGATGAGTTCTGGGGCTAATTCTGCCTCAGCAGAATCAACTGACAAAGGACCTGAAGTTGGCGCAGAAACTAAGAAACAAGCGACTGTGCAAACCGTCGCGGCGCGAACGTTTCACGCTGAGCAAGTCGCTAAAACATTAACTTTGTATGGACGAGCAGAACCTGACAGGCAAGCACAAATCAAAGCAGAAGTGAGTGGCCAAGTAGAACAGGTTTTTGCAGAGCGTGGTAGCAAGGTAGCCAAAGGGCAGTTGTTGATTAAGATTGCCGAGAATGATCTACCCATTCGTTTAGAAAGTGCGGAGGCGTTAGTTAAACAACGGCAAGTCGAATACAAAGGCAGTAAATCATTAACCGATAAAGGCTTGCAAGACGAATCTCGTTTAGCACTAAGCTTAGCCAATTTGGCGCAAGCGAAAGCCGAAGTCGCGAGATTACAATTAATGTTGGATAAAACTCAAGTTGTCGCGCCATTTGATGGTGTGTTAAACGAAAGGTTTGTTGAGCAGGGTGATTATCTACAAGTTGGTGACCCAATCGCGCAGTTTGTTGATTTAGATCCGTTAATTATCCGCGCTAATGTTAGTGAGTTTGACGTTAATGAATTACAAATAGAGCAAGTTGCGACTATCGCTTTTGTAAATGGCCAGAACTCACAAGGTAATATTCGTTATATTGCCTCGGTCGCAGACTCACAAACTAATACTTATGAAATCGAAATTGCCTTACCTAATCATCAAGGAACTTGGCGCGCAGGCACCAGTGCTGAGTTAGAAATCCCATTCAAGCAGCAATCAGCCATTCATGTTTCTCCTGCGGTATTGGCATTAGATGAAAATGGATCGGTGGGGGTTAAAACCGTGTTGGATAGTACCGTTATTTTTCATCCTATTGACATTGTTAAAACCAATGAAAACGGCATGTGGTTGGCCGGACTAGGGCAGAGTGCCAATATTGTTGTACGCGGGCAAGGTTTTGTACGCCATGGTGACCAAGTGGATGTTAAATACCTAACTGAGGAACAATAA